From a single Seriola aureovittata isolate HTS-2021-v1 ecotype China chromosome 18, ASM2101889v1, whole genome shotgun sequence genomic region:
- the smad7 gene encoding mothers against decapentaplegic homolog 7: protein MFRTKRSGLVRRLWRSRAPVEGDGEADRGGTHGSGGCCMGKTTKVAKSNAGSEAELKALTHSILKKIKEKQLEVLLQAVESKGGARSPCLLLPSKVDAKVGQQSYSLPMLLYKVFRWPDLRHSSELKRLSCCESYGKINPELVCCNPHHMSRLCELESPPPPYSRYPMDYLKPPDSPDSGPSSSDTGGTTYSAPVGLSDSLALQESGERAHWCVVAYWEEKTRVGRLYSVQEPSLDIFYDLPQGNGFCLGQLCSDNKSQLVQMVRAKIGYGIQLTREPDGVWVYNRSCYPIFIKSATLDNPDSRTLLVHKVFPGFSIKAFDYDKAGSLQRPNDHEFTQQPRTGFTVQISFVKGWGQCYTRQFISSCPCWLEVIFNTR from the exons ATGTTTAGGACCAAACGATCGGGGCTCGTCCGGCGACTCTGGAGGAGCCGTGCGCCCGTGGAGGGCGACGGGGAGGCGGATAGAGGAGGGACGCATGGCTCCGGGGGCTGCTGCATGGGCAAAACGACAAAGGTGGCCAAGTCCAACGCCGGGTCGGAGGCTGAATTGAAGGCGTTGACCCACTCGATACTGAAAAAGATCAAAGAGAAACAATTAGAGGTGCTTTTGCAGGCGGTGGAGTCCAAGGGGGGTGCCCGAAGCCCCTGCTTGCTCCTGCCCAGCAAAGTGGACGCCAAAGTGGGTCAACAGTCTTACTCTCTCCCCATGCTGCTCTACAAAGTGTTCAGGTGGCCGGACCTCAGGCATTCCTCGGAGCTGAAGAGGCTGTCTTGCTGTGAATCCTACGGGAAAATCAACCCAGAGCTCGTTTGCTGCAACCCGCACCACATGAGCAGGCTTTGTGAACTCG agtctcctcctcctccatatTCGCGCTATCCCATGGACTATCTTAAACCACCAG ATTCTCCAGACTCTGGACCTTCATCCAGTGATACTGGGGGAACGACATACTCGGCCCCTGTGGGGCTTTCAG ATTCCCTGGCGTTGCAGGAGTCTGGAGAGCGGGCCCATTGGTGCGTGGTGGCATACTGGGAGGAGAAGACACGCGTCGGGCGCCTCTACTCAGTCCAGGAGCCTTCTCTGGACATCTTCTATGATCTACCTCAGGGGAACGGCTTCTGCCTGGGCCAGCTCTGCTCCGACAACAAGTCCCAGCTGGTGCAGATGGTGCGGGCCAAGATCGGCTATGGCATCCAGCTGACGCGTGAGCCAGACGGGGTGTGGGTCTACAACCGCAGCTGCTACCCCATCTTCATTAAGTCGGCCACACTGGACAACCCGGACTCGCGCACGCTGCTGGTGCACAAGGTGTTCCCCGGTTTCTCCATTAAAGCTTTTGACTATGACAAGGCCGGCAGCCTGCAGAGGCCGAACGACCACGAGTTCACTCAGCAGCCTCGCACAGGCTTCACGGTGCAGATAAGCTTTGTGAAAGGCTGGGGACAGTGCTACACCAGACAGTTCATCAGTAGCTGCCCGTGCTGGTTGGAAGTCATTTTCAACACCCGATAG